The Leifsonia poae region ATCCACCTTCGCCGCCTCGAAGACGTCTTTCGGGAGGGCGAGCAGGGCGGCGGCTGCGATCAGGGCGACGAACGGCACCGAGCGCCAGGTGTCGATCATGACGATGCTGATCATCGACATCGTCGCGTTGCCGAACCAGTCGATCGGCGCCACCCCGAACAACCCGAGGAACCAGCCCACGACCCCCCAGAGCGGGTCGAGGATCATCTTCCAGATGCCACCCGAGACGACCGGGGCGACCACCATCGGGATGAGGAAGAGGGCGCGGACGACACCGCGCCCCCTCCACTCGGCGTTCATGAGGTAGGCGATCCCGAATCCGAGGATGATCTGCAACGGCAGTGCGAGTACCAGGTAGATCCCGGTGACCACCAGTGAGTTCTGGAAGCTCTCGTCTTGCAGTGCCGCCGTGTAGTTGTCGAATCCGACCCACCCCGAGGGGGAGAACGATGCGAGGTCGAACGTCGAGAAGCTGATGCGCAGCGTGTAGAGCAGCGGGTAGATCAGCACAGCGGCCAGGAGCAAGGTGGCCGGCAGCATGAACGTCCACCTGCCCAGGACATCCCGCATTCGTGATGCCCTGCGCGTGGGGATGCTCCGCGTGGCGGCGCGTCGGCGTCTCGTGAGTTCGACCGTCATCACGTTACTTCTTCAGCAGAGCGACGATTTGCTGCTTGGCCTTCTTGAGGGCATCCGATGCGGATGTCTGGCCTTGCACGGCAGCACTGGTCTGATCGGCGAGGATCTCCTGGATGGCGTTCGACTGCGGCGAACGAACACGCCACATCTCGCCCTTGTCGGCGATGTCGTACGCGCTCTGGAGCGCGGTGAACACCGGGGCCAGCCACGGCTGTGTGGGCGTCGTGGCGAGTGTCGACTTGCGGGCGGGGAAGGAGCCCAAGGTGTTGGTCGTCCAGACCTCGCCCTTCTTCGACGACATCCACTGCAGGAACGTCCACGCGGCCTGCGGATGCGTCGAGTTCTTGAAGACGGAGCCGCTCCAGATGCCGCGGTGCGTGCTCGCGCCGGCACTGCCGGCGGGCAACGTCTGGATTCCGACCTCATCAGGGGTGAGCTTCGTCACTGCCGGGTCGACCGCTGCGCTCTTGTACGCGCTGCCCCAGGTGAAGATCGAGGCGACCTTGCCCTGACGGAAAGCGTCGAGCGGCTGGGTGTAGTCATAGTTCGTCGCTCCGGGCGGGGCGTACTTGAGCAGGTCGACCTGCGTCTGGAGCGCCGCGACGCCCTTGGCCGTGTCGAAGGTCGGGTTCAGATTCTTATCGAACAGCGCCCCTCCGTTGGCGTTGAGCACGGACTGCCAGACCGGCGGTGAGAGAACGCCGCGCGCCCAGGTGAGCCCCGTCGACCAGGAGTCGATCGTGCCGTCACCGTTGG contains the following coding sequences:
- a CDS encoding carbohydrate ABC transporter permease: MLPATLLLAAVLIYPLLYTLRISFSTFDLASFSPSGWVGFDNYTAALQDESFQNSLVVTGIYLVLALPLQIILGFGIAYLMNAEWRGRGVVRALFLIPMVVAPVVSGGIWKMILDPLWGVVGWFLGLFGVAPIDWFGNATMSMISIVMIDTWRSVPFVALIAAAALLALPKDVFEAAKVDGASWWQTLWSVSLPMLGPIIAATFVVRWLGAVKMFDIILATTNGGPGQSTNVVNLYIYQQAFRLLKFSESSAMAVIVLVITMILTLVFLLGSKKLEDRL
- a CDS encoding ABC transporter substrate-binding protein, yielding MNKSVRMRRARAGFAAGAAVLSLMAFTACSGTSETPAKVDGGGVGTAAKHVKITMMANDAFAQQWQDQLVPEFNKEFPYIDVTIDSVPYDELLAKGMLNGTATDPQYDLITLDDPWTPQLADAGVLYELKSDAAQWTDKSYDWADFNAAPLASSEWKGKQYGVPLRSNMLLMFYNKTLYKKAGLAEPTPELTWDQYMQEAPKLVQDTNGDGTIDSWSTGLTWARGVLSPPVWQSVLNANGGALFDKNLNPTFDTAKGVAALQTQVDLLKYAPPGATNYDYTQPLDAFRQGKVASIFTWGSAYKSAAVDPAVTKLTPDEVGIQTLPAGSAGASTHRGIWSGSVFKNSTHPQAAWTFLQWMSSKKGEVWTTNTLGSFPARKSTLATTPTQPWLAPVFTALQSAYDIADKGEMWRVRSPQSNAIQEILADQTSAAVQGQTSASDALKKAKQQIVALLKK